The Oncorhynchus nerka isolate Pitt River linkage group LG15, Oner_Uvic_2.0, whole genome shotgun sequence genome contains the following window.
TGCCCAGGGTGAGTGGGGCTGGGCGGACCAGGGTAGGTGGGTGCCAAGGGACTGTTCAGGGGAAGTACCAGTTACAGGGGCAGACAGTCCAAGGGAGGGCAGACAGTCCAAGGGAGGGCAGACAGCCCAGAGGATTGTTGGTAAGCAGCAGGTGGCTGAGCCGGGCCAGAGTTATATAGGTCTGTGGGAACAGTTCCCATGTGGGGGCAGCAAACAATGAGATATTACTTTATGTCAACAATTCCCATAATTCCCATTCATGCTCAGAGCTTGTCAATGAATTTGGAGTAGGGAAACAGTGGAGTGTAGTGAGGTAAAGTAAGAAGTGATTTATAAACATAATTTGTGTTGTCTGAAGTTATGGCTGGACTTTAAGGGTGTTGCAtagactgactggactacagAAATGCATACATTTTGGTTGAAAGTCAGATGAGTCACAGCACATAGAACTAATAGAAAACATGCCTCTTATTTGTGTGGTTTGAAATTCAACTGTGTTGACATTTTGTTTTCAGTCACAGTTCCAGTCACACAGTTTGCCACAGCCACCACCACGGCCGAATAAACTGTAATGATTGTGGAGTTCTGACATTGAAAGTTCATATCGTGTTGGTGGCTGTGATATCACATTATTGAACATAGCTTCACATAGAGACCCCTTCTCTCGGTTGTCACTGAGATGTCTTATCACGCTCAAAAAGGGCAACGTGAAGTCTTCCATTGAAGGAGGTTGCCAGGGTCACCAAAGCATTTGCAGTGGGTGCCTCCCAATAATATCTCCTTCCTTTTGAAGTGTGCACTATTTCACTACTCCCCCCAAATGTAAAATTATTGGATTGGTGTAGGCATGGGTAGAGGGAGTTTCCGTATACCAATCATTTCCATTGAAATCGAGGAAGGGAAGTGAACATGCACATACTTTTGGAGAAAGGAAAGATTATTGGGATGCACCCAACAGTCTTCCCTCTGACCTTTAACTGGATGATAAATACCTCCCCTTTGACCTTTTGGGATGTCTGCCACTGACCCCACATGACCTTCTGATTGGAGCCTGTGTCAGGgagctgtctgcctgtctgaacTTTACATCATTATGGAGCTGTCTGCCAACAACTAAGTAGCTCTAGTTGGCTAGCTGCTtttcagggttctctctctgttctctcttttatttcatatttgtttctttcttgttttCTTCCCATATTCTGTACATACACCCTGGCTACTCTGTCCTTTAAATATTCACCCATATCTTTATGTTTCCCTCTATttacctctctttccctcccgctgtctctctttccctctcgttcCTTCTCGTCTCTCTCTATTTTTTGAAGTGGTGCTAATTTTAGAGGCGTGACCTTTGTCAtatgacatggagaggaggaggaggaggaggaagaggaggagataagTGGGCCGAACTATCCCTCCCTCATATCCCTCCTCaaacctctttctcctcttccaccTAAACCTTTTTCTCCCTCCATCATGTTGAAAGGGGAGACACTCTTGGCACGTCAATACTATCCACATGTGTTGCCCTTTAGAGTGGAGCTGGTGTGTTGAGACAGTGAGCTAGTTACATTTCCTGTCTTCCCTGTCTGCCCTACCCACCTGGTCTGCCCTACCCACCCACCCTGTCTGCCCTACCATACCTGTCGTCTATGTCCACCCTACCCACCCTGTCTGCCCTACCCACCCACCCGATCTGCCCTACCCACCCACCCTGTCTGCCCTACCATACCTGTCGTCTCTGTCTGCCCTACCCACTCTGTCTGCCCTACCCACCCACCCTGTCTTCCCTACCCACCTGGTCTGCCCTACCCACCCACCCTGTCTGCCCTACCATACCTGTCGTCTCTGTCTGCCCTACCCACTCACCCGGTCTGCCCTTTCAGATCCCTGCTAGTTCACTGAAACAGGAGTGCTCTTCATTATTCcgctatgctatgctatgctatgttTCCCCATCAGCCATACATCCTGACCATGTGAACTCACAAGAAAAATCTCTGGACCCTATTACATAATGATTATGATGAACTGGTTTATGTACACATTACAATTTTTTTGTTCTGCAAAATCACTAAAATGAGACAATGAAtctgttaaaggtccaatgcagctgtttttttttatctcaatatcaaatcatttctgggtaacaattaagtaccttactgtgaaaaCAGACATTTCCccagcaagaattttgctagtactgtctggaagtggtctgagtggggagaggaaaACAGAAAATTAACTGTTATTGGTTGCGTTCATAAAtccactctggctatctactccgatttccgAGCACacttgtctgagtgtgccagaacGCAGAATAATAGATTAATTTACGAACGCAGAATAATAGATTAATTTACGAACGtgcaacacccgttgaatatgactTGTGTCAGTAAAAGTCGGCCTAAAAAtgaatgaaattgttgccagctgcacagttacagtcactaacACTCTAGATCAAATTAAAACCGCCTAACCAGCTCTTCTAGGGTGATTTAAAATAGTCTGAgttttctctcatttgtgtctggaagtagctagcaagctaaccaactttagccagttagcttgggtgcttgactgccgctGTGAGATCAGAACATTTGGATCAACCCAACTCCtccggccagagcgtccagtgtgcgctctgaacgcgcCGAGGCTCTGAATTTCTGAAGGACCCAAagcacactctgacacactggaGGCAATTTACAAACGCACCCATTGGCTGAGATGTTTGGAATTGTCTTTCATATTGGTATATTAACTCATTTACTTTgatggtgatgtcaccatagaAGGCCAAACTACATCCCACCAAAACTTGCTGAAATTTCAGGTCTATTcacacagctcttacactaaaagggcattatcttaattttcacaatttcacagtattattcccaAATCATAAATatctataaaacacaggaaaatcgaGTTTTTTACTGCACTGGGCCTGTAAGAATGAAGTGATACTGTGGAGAGATATactatatttacaaaagtatgtggacatcccttcaaattagtggatttggctatttcagccacacccgttgctgacaggtgtataaaattgagcacacagcaatgcaatctccatatacaaacattggcagtagaatggccttactgaaaagctcagtgactttcaatatgGCACCggcataggatgccatctttcagtttgtcaaatgtctggcctgctagagctgccccgtatgtgctgttattgtgaagtggaaacgcctaggagcaacaacgacttagccgcgaagtggtaggccacacaaggtcACCCAGTGGGACCGCCGTGTGCTGAAGAATGTAGCTCGTAACatgtgtctgtcctcggttgtaacactcacAACCCAGTTCTGCCTCTggagcaatgtcagcacaagaactgtccgtcgggagcttcatgaaatgggtttccatggccgagcagctgcatacaagcctaagatcgcaatgccaagtgtcggctggagtggtgtaaagcttgctgccattggactttggagcagtggaaacacgttctccggagtgatgaatcacacttcaccctctggcagtccaacggactaatctgggcttggcagatgccaggagaacgctactttccaactgtaaagtttggtggagaaggattAATTAGCTGGTgctgtttttcattgttcaggttaggtcccttagttccagtgaaaggaaatcttaatgctacagcatacaatgacattctagatgattatgtgcttccaactttgtgtcaacagtttggggaaggcactttcctgtttcagcatgacacttCCCCTGTGCATAAAACGAGttcaatacagaaatggtttgtcaagatcagtgtggaagaacttgattggcctgcacaaagccctgacctcaaccccattgaacacctttgggatgaattggaacaccgactgcgagccaggcctaatcgcccaacatcagtgtcctgcctcactaatgctcttgtggctgaatggaagcaagtccctgcagcaatgttccaacatctagtggaaagccttcccagaagactggaggctgttatagcagcaaaggggaaccAACTTCAttataatgcccatgattttggaatgagatgttcgctGAGCacttgtccacatacttttggtcatatatTGTAGTTTCTAACGGGCATACAAGCCATTGTGATGGTTTACCTTAACCTTCGTCTGGGGTTCTGACCTGTTATGATGAAGTGTAAGTACACTGAACAAatgtctctcaaatgttgtgcacaaatgtgtttacattcctGATagggagcatttctcctttgccagataatccatccacctgacaggtgtggcacatcaagaagctgattaaacagcataatcattacactTATGAACCTTGTGCTTGGGACCATAAAAAAGCCACTTTagaatgtgcagttgtgtcacacaacaatgccacagattcctcaagttgagggagcgtgcaattggcatgctgactacacgAATGTCcactaccataagccacctccattgtcattttagagaatttggcagtacgtccaaccagcctcacaacagcagaccacatatgtaaccatgccagcccaggacctccacatccggcttcttcaccagcGAGATCGTCTGAGATCAGCTACCCGAAcacctgatgaaactgtgggtttacacaatcgaagaatttctgcacaaactgtcagaaacagtcaAAGGGAAGCTTATCTGCGTGCTCGTTGTCctaaccagggtcttgacctgagggtgagcggtttgctgatgtcaacgttgtgaacagagtgccccatggtggcggtggggttatgatatgggcaggcataagctacggacaacaaacacaattgcaattGCACAAACgaaggcaatttgaatgcagagagaTAACGTgaggagatcctgaggcccatttcaTGCTATTAAGCTGCTgctatcacctcatgtttcagcatgataatgcatggccatgtcgcaaggatctgtacacaattactTTGAGCTGAAAATGtcacagttcttccatggcctgcatactcaccagacatgtcacccactgagcatgtttgggatgctctggatcgatgtgtacggcagcgtgttccagttcccgccaatatccagcaacttcacacagccattgaagaggagtgtgacaacattccacaggtcacaatcaacagcctgatcaacgcCATGCGAAGGAGATGTTTCACACTGCAGGAGGCAAATTGTGGTCACAagagatactgactggttttctgatccacacccctacctttttttaaggtatctgtgaccaacagatgcatatctgttttcccagtcatgtgaaataaatCTTGAAATTGTTGTATGTAGCCCGTTTAGCTTCCATCTAAACCAGTCActcagggagggactaatgtggAGTTAAAGATAAAGATTCAAATATAAATAGTGACACAagaaataaatacacagtgaataacaataacaagtaaaaaataaaatggctatatacagggagtaccagtacagagttgatgtgcaggggtacgaggtaactgAGCTGTTGCAGCAgcgtgtgaaagtgtgtgtgagtgtgtggcgtctctatgcatgtgtgtgcatgttattagtgtgtgtgtgtctgttgggcagtctgtttgtaagtatgtgtgagtgtgtggttagagtccagtgtgtatgcatagagtcagtgcaagacAGTTAGTTAAtacaaaaagggtcaatgcaggtagtctaggtagccatttgattcattatttagcagtcttgttcagcagtcttctagcttgggggaagaagctgttcagagtcctgttggttccagacttgggaCACTGGTACCACTTGTCATGCAGTAGCAGAAAGAGtctagggtcttcctctgacaccgcttggtatagaggtcctggatggcagggagctaaGCCCCACCCTCTGTAGCGGCTTGCGGTCGAGTGCCCTGCAGTTGTGGAACCAAGCGGTGATTCAGCCAGTCAAGTTGTCTGCATCCCCTATATAATCATTCATATGTCAAGTTTGTAGCACACAGCATGCCAACTTAATCATAGCAGCTACACTGTGTTGTGTGTCATAGTTCAAAACCACCTGTGCAGGTGGGACTGTGTCAGTGATGTTCTAACAGCCACTCTGTGCTGCAGGTATGAATGCTGCTGTGAGGGCCACAGTCAGAGTGGGCATCTACACTGGGGCCAAAGTCTACTTCGTTCATGAGGTTAGTACCTGACTTGTATCCCCCCCATCTCATCAACCATTTTATGTTTCCCATTAGCCCAGAACTGTTACTGTTCCCTATTTCTGATTATTATAGTCTACAGCAATCAAGGCATTCTTAGTCGATCACCAATcatttctgtagaaaagccaacaatataaagggatttttttttgtatttatttttttgagctcttggcggtaggtgcacttgattcagaagccctgcgcACCGGAtaggcaaagtgttcccattttcaACCATTTCATTCAAACTCAGCTTACCCGGCAGACAGAGAGATCTGTGGCTTAATCAGTGTGGCTACTGTGCTGGCCAATCTTATAGCTCAAATTacagtgcctacagcttccacgatGCAGTCCATCACAAAGTTTGATACTAGCCTACTTGAAATTTTCttaacttttaaaaccatgaccagaGAGAAACTGTCAAAGactacagcaaagagctgctgtttttatgagtgaatTCATGTCAAAgtttttattcagcactgtcaataCTGTTTTTATTCAACATTACTACAAAACGTAAAATTTGTGGAAAACTGTCTAGACTTCTGGCTTCAAataagtatgatatgttatgtttggtatggttacattagACAGATGGTTACTCAAGTCAAAAGTGAAAGTAGGGTAGCTGGAAAGGTGTATAAtgcgaacgtctagcaacccgaaggttgtgagtttgaatctcatcacggtaattttagcattttagctaattagcaactttttaactacttactactttttagctactttgtaaCTACTTAGCTAagccttcccctaaccttaacccttttagctaacccttcactTATCCACATCTTTAACCCTTTAagctaactcctaaacttaaccctaaccctagcctatctaacattagctagctagctaacattagccacctagctagaatttgtaacatatcatacgttttgcaaatGTGTAACATATAGTACGTTtttcaaatttgtaacatattgtatgatgTGTAAATTCGGAATATATGGtatgaattgtaattcataacatatcatccgaaataggtgatggacatccacaaatgaatacacaccatacgaaatgtaacatatcttactaaatggagtgtcttggATGTACGTATAGAATAAATCAAAATCCATGATTAGAGGGGACAGGATGTAAACCAACAGAGCTACGGACAGCAAGGCCTGGATTTGTGAAAGGTGATCTGGAATGAGCCTCTTACAACCTCATATTCCTTTTTCCTTGCCTGTTACCTTACCGTAATGGTCTGTCAGCTAAGCCACATCAGTTACCTTGGGTTCTCCCGTAACTGTGAGTGACAGGTTTGTGTGTTCGTCTCCAGGGTTACCAGGGTTTGGTGGATGGAGGTGACAATATCAAACCTGCCACCTGGGAGAGCGTGTCTATGATGCTGCAGCTGGTgagcacacatacagtatacacacacacactttatccaaTTACCTCCCCCCTCACTCTCCTTTAGTTTCTAACCAAATGTAACCTTTCAGTGAAAAGGGTGGGATCCATCCTCTGAAACATGaactggtcctagatcagtgaCCCTCTAGTCAGTAGGAGCTAGTCAAATGCCAGGGTTCACTGGATTTAATGGGCTTCAGAATGATAGGCTGGGGTttcacctccctcctttcctcctcttcccttcctccttccctcccccttggtctctctccttcttgctctctctcgctctcacacacactattCCTGAACCAcaatctctctcatccctctctgccTATAGCCCACATCCTGTCCTTCTCtacttcctcctccatctctccctcttattTAGCCCAACTGAATGTGTTCTGTTGGCATGTTGTCTCGTCTCAGGGTGGCACTGTGATTGGCAGTGCCCGCTGTATGGACTTCAAAGAGAAGTGGGGGCGTCTGAAGGCCGCCTGCAACTTGGTCAAACTGGGCATCACCAACCTGTGTGTGATCGGTGGTGACGGTAGCTTGACTGGTGCTAACCAGTTCCGTACAGAGTGGAGTGAGCTGCTGGCTGACCTGATCAAACAGGGTGAGATACCTAGGCCACCaacaagactacattacccagtaCCCTTCACTCCAAAGCACCCAACTACCATAAAACATAATGTAACCCACTACACTTATGTAACCCTCCCAGTCACTTTTTAGATGAACCTAAGAGGGGGATTAGGtcattattcattatgatcttaaAGCCAAaaatgatcctagatcagcactactACTCCAAGACAATTTCTGAATACAGGCCCAAGCATCTGTATGGTCTTTGAAATATCTGGCTCCTTACACTGTACTTTAATGCCTCCTTGTGGACCCAAGTCATATAAGCAAATTaatttatccaaagcaacttagaaTAGTGCTTGCATACAATTTGATATGTGTGGCCtcagtgggaattgaacccacaaccccagCATTGCAAGGGCCATGCTCTTGCAACTGAGCCACATAGAAGTATTGCATTAAATGTGAGAGCTGACTGCTAGTTTGTGTGTCCACCACCAGGTAAGATCACGGCGGAGGAGGCAAAGCGTTCTTCTCACCTCAACATCGTGGGCATGGTGGGCTCTATAGACAACGACTTCTGTGGCACTGACATGACCATTGGCACTGACTCCGCCCTGCACCGCATCATAGAGGTGGTGGACGCCATAACAACTACTGcacagaggtacacacacacaccaatattaAGTCATTTGTAAGCATCAGTAAATCATGATTTTGGGGGGGATTCTTGTGTTTTTCACATATTTCTGTTGACAGTCACCAGAGGACCTTTATCCTGGAGGTGATGGGCAGACACTGCGGGTGAGTGCctgactgtgtgtgcatgcgtgtgcgtgcgtgtgtgtgtgcgtgcatctgtgTGCACATGTGTCTGCGTGCTTGTGTATGTATTGACATTGCTGTCTGTCCTCACAGCTACCTGGCCCTGGTGACTGCTCTGGCCTGCGGTGCTGACTGGGTGTTCATCCCAGAGATGCCCCCAGAGGACAACTGGGAGGAGCATCTGTGCAAAAGACTGATTGCGGTACCAcacctcctctcctgctccctctatccccccattCTTCTATCCCTTCTCCACCTCTTCTGATtgaccctctctatctctttgtccctctccctggttttctctctcttcctcatataataacacacaaaacaacgttctctctccgtctccctctcagcAAAGGGAGCGTGGTTCTCGTCTGAACGTCATCATCATGGCAGAGGGAGCCCAGGACCGTAAGCAAAAACCCATCACCTGTGACCAAGTCAAAAATGTGAGCGATGGCATTACACAGTCAATAGAATTTGTCCCTAACCACTGAAACagtgtcccaaacggcaccctattccgcCAGTCCGATATgttcgctggtcaccatagcatctcccacctgtagcacacgctccagcaggtatatctctctagtcacccccaaaaccaattctttctttggctgcctctccttccagttctctgctgccaatgactggaacgaacttcaaaaatctctgaaactggaaacacttatctccctcactagctttaagcaccaactgtcagagcatcttacagattactgcacctgtacatagcccacctataatttagcccaaacaactacctctttcccaactgtatttaattaattaatttattttgctcctttgcaccccattatttttatttctactttgcacattcttccattgcaaaactaccattccagtgttttattgtgctatattgtatttactttgccaccatggccttttttgcctttacctcccttctcacctcatttttgctcacattgtatatagacttgtttatactgtattattgactgtatgtttgttttactccatgtgtaactttgtgtcgttgtatctgtcgaactgctttgctttatcttggccaggtcgcaattgtaaatgagaacttgttctcaacttgcctacctggttaaataaaggtgaaataaataaataaaaatgtttcatCCCCCTAATGGTAAAGGTTATAAGGGGCTAGGGTAATATCACCTTTGATCAATCATCTAGCTCTGATCTGACAGAGGACTGATGCTGTAATCTCTCTGTGTCACTCTGTACAGCTGGTATCCAAGAAACTTGGCTTCGACACCCGTTCTACCGTCCTGGGACACGTACAGAGAGGTGGCACCCCCTCTGCTTTCGACAggatcctggtaatccatctgtctGTCACCACTTTGTGTCTGTCAATCCGTCTGTCTGTGCCGGTATCGTTTTTACTCTGTTGTCCACTCTTTCTTGACCTTCAGGGTCATTTACATAGCACCTATAATATAATGGTATGATAATCGATCCtttgttcattcattcattcattctctccctccgtcccccaGGGTAGCAGGATGGGTGTGGAGGCTGTGATGGCTCTGTTGGAGGCCACCCCAGAAACTCCAGCCTGTGTTGTCAGTCTTTCTGGGAACATGGCCATCCGGCTGCCGCTCATGGAGTGTGTCCAAGTTGTGAGTTATACACCTATGCCAAATCAAACTGCATTATTTCCTCTCTTATTGCTGAGAAAGCACATTATCGACATCGTCTTTTAAAaggtcttcctctctctattgtccccccccctctctcactcactctctcagacTAAAGATGTGACTGTAGCCATGGCTGAGGGGAGATTTGAAGATGCTGTGAATCTCAGGGGAAAGTGAGCCTTTATTTTGCCTATTTTCTTTCCTTCCATGGCTGGCTTGTCATTTGGACTAAGTACTGAGATGAAAACCATTGGTCATTTTCTTGTTTGTAGGAGCTTTCAGAATAACTGGAACACATACAAAATGCTGGCTCACGTGAACCCCCCAGAAGTGAAGGTGAGTAACTGTATCATTTTCATCAGGTTCTTTTTCTTGCTATCTTGGTCTGATATTTGGGCAACCTGTTTGCACATTTGAAGGCATTATAAGGTTGCACCCAAAatacatcctctctctgtcttgttctcCCCCTCTCAGAGCAACATCAATATTGCCATTGTAAATGTGGGCGCCCCCTGTGCTGGGATGAATGCAGCAGTGCGTTCAGCTGTCAGGACTGGTCTCATCCAGGGACACCAGATGCTGGCTATACACGATGGCTTTGATGGCCTGGCTAACGGACAGGTGGGACATTCCACCAGGAAATATGCCCCTGAGGATTTCTTGTAGTGGACAACTTGTATGTTATTTGACATCTGATCAGATGAATGGCACCATCAGGAACATCAGTTCATTGCCAAGTTGAGCTCCACCTGCACAGATCaacacaaataacacacacacacacacacaccatactaatctctctttcctcttcctcagATTGAGCCTATCACTTGGGCTCAAGTGGGTGGATGGACTGGGAAGGGAGGGTCCAATCTCGGTACCAAGAGGTGAGACATCTCCACAGAGCACACGCACCAATGCTTAGGGCCAGGGAAAGCTCACAGTTGTTTgtttaggaggaacccagggtctTACTTAGAACAACAGAAACCTCTATTGACAATTAACTTTCAATGTTTCTCCTCTCTGGTGTGTAGAAACCTGCCAGGTAAAAACATTGAGAAAATCAGCCTGAACATTGCCAAGTTCAACATTCATTCTCTGATCATCATTGGAGGCTTTGAGGTGAGGATCGAGGGGTTGGATCAGAGAGTATTCGGATGGTTCACTTGTCCACTGTCCAATCATTATTGATTGAACATATTCATTGAACATAAGCACAACAGTTGTAAAACGAGTATCATGAATATTGTCTTGTCTGTTGATGCCTAGTCCAGATATACATGGTATTGTGTGTCTCCTTGTCAGGCGTTTCTGGGTGGTCTGGAGCTGGTAACAGCCAGGGAGAAGTACGAGGAGCTGTGTATCCCCATGGTGGTCATTCCCGCCACCGTCTCCAACAATGTTCCCGGATCAGACTTCAGCATCGGCGCTGACACCGCCCTCAACACCATCACCACGGTAAGACAAACACACATGCTgtaccccagacacacacacacattttaaatacTCTATTTGAATCCACAAATGACATTAAAGTCGAGAAGGATTCAAACATTTCAAAGGACAAAGATATCTGGATGGATATAAAAAGCACCTTCTCCATACAGCAAGGCTGCCCATGACCGCTGACACAGAGCATTACCTTGTTAGCTACTTTGCCTTTGTCCTATGCAAGCCTGCATTCTGAAGGCCACGTACAGTCAGCCTATGTACATGGGCGAGACTCCCAGATATCAGCACCACAAGTTTGCACTGATAACTAAGGCTGTTCAGGCGTGACACATGGAGATGGTATTTCAGCAACTTAGCAACAAAAGGTCTGCTCCATGTAGGAGTCAAAAGAGCAACCCACATCCAAAATATGCACCTCCCTCCAGCCTTCCCCACAACAACAATATCTGGCATATTTAGGATACAAGAAAACACCTCATTATCAAACTTGCCTCCTCTGACAGGAGAAAGTTTGTGGGGGACACACACTTTAGTCATTTAgctgacactcttatccagagcaattagggttaagtgcctttctCAAGGACACATCAACAGATATTTAACAAGtcgctctgggattcaaaccagtgacctttttgttactagcccaacactcttaactgctatgctagctgctaggctacctgcctaacatATGACAATACCCAGACACACATCCCTCCTCATACTagcctttctttctttctgtcagaCTTGCGACAGGATCAAGCAGTCTGCTGCTGGCACCAAGAGGAGAGTGTTCATCATTGAGACCATGGGAGGATACTGCGGCTACCTGGCAACCATGGCTGGCTTGTCATCTGGG
Protein-coding sequences here:
- the pfkmb gene encoding phosphofructokinase, muscle b, yielding MAHPKDHSKMGIGRSIAVLTSGGDAQGMNAAVRATVRVGIYTGAKVYFVHEGYQGLVDGGDNIKPATWESVSMMLQLGGTVIGSARCMDFKEKWGRLKAACNLVKLGITNLCVIGGDGSLTGANQFRTEWSELLADLIKQGKITAEEAKRSSHLNIVGMVGSIDNDFCGTDMTIGTDSALHRIIEVVDAITTTAQSHQRTFILEVMGRHCGYLALVTALACGADWVFIPEMPPEDNWEEHLCKRLIAQRERGSRLNVIIMAEGAQDRKQKPITCDQVKNLVSKKLGFDTRSTVLGHVQRGGTPSAFDRILGSRMGVEAVMALLEATPETPACVVSLSGNMAIRLPLMECVQVTKDVTVAMAEGRFEDAVNLRGKSFQNNWNTYKMLAHVNPPEVKSNINIAIVNVGAPCAGMNAAVRSAVRTGLIQGHQMLAIHDGFDGLANGQIEPITWAQVGGWTGKGGSNLGTKRNLPGKNIEKISLNIAKFNIHSLIIIGGFEAFLGGLELVTAREKYEELCIPMVVIPATVSNNVPGSDFSIGADTALNTITTTCDRIKQSAAGTKRRVFIIETMGGYCGYLATMAGLSSGADAAYIYEEPFHIHDLELNVVHLIEKMKTSVKRGLILRNSNANDNYTTQFLYNLYSEEGKGTFDCRMNILGHMQQGGTPTPFDRNFGTKMGAKSVLWLTDKLKECYRHGRIFANTPDSACVLGMKRRSLIFQPLTSLKEDTDFEHRIPKTEWWLKLRPILKILARYEAVKIDTSEVAAMEHIIKKTGEIKGGKI